Below is a genomic region from Nitrososphaerales archaeon.
ACAGTGTTGATGAAATCCGTGAAGGAAAGCAAATTTGATTCCGTACAGATCATTATTATTCCATAACACTGATACTATGACAGCTCAGTGCTGCTGTTCAGATAGGATTTTAGGATAGGCTCTAAGACTACACGCTCAATTACTGAGGAGCTTCTGGTTCTCGAAATTAGGTCACTCGTTATAGTAAGGTGAAGAGGCTACAAGGAGCCTCTCCACCGATGTCTAGGCTATTTGGTCTGGGTTGGGCTGACAGGAAAACCCACTATTGTATAGCTATAATGTTATTTATCGATGTGTCAGGACTGAAATTTACAGATACAATATAACATTCATGAGATTGTTACGCTAGCTCCTTGCTTTCTGCGTAACCTTACGCTTGATAATGCTATATAGAACAACCATTGTGCCTACTGCAACTATTGCTAGCGGAATGGCGTAATTAGATATCTGTGGAGGTTCTATTAGTATCATAAATAGAGGTACAGCGCCCATTTGAATTGACATGCTGTCGTGGAAAATATCTTTTATGGTTTACGCGCTATCGATCCAACAAACCGTAACTATAGGGCTGTTTCACACAAATGCATCGATATAAAGTCGGAAACATATAGAGCTCATGTAGCCATACTTACTGGCTTAAATGGTTGCATGGTAATGTAAATGTGCGTAACTATAGTCAAAACAGAAGTAAATGTAAACGTACCATTGCCTCAATAGAATTATCGTACTTATGTATTGGAGACAAGAGAAGATCATAAAGTACTATCTAAATCGATAAAGGAATGATACAAATTCGTACAATGATATTACTACAACGCAATAATTATCTAACACGAATTGAAGGGAGTAGTGTTGGTCAAAAAAGGTACGATTCAATTACCGTTACATTCAGGACATGCACCTCTATGGCTGATAAAAAGAATGCAGAAACTATCATACGCCATTTCCAAGATCATTATTGAGGAGCACGGACAGAGAGAGTTTCTAAGAAGTATATCTGATCCCTTGTGGTTTCAGGCCTTTAGCTGCGTCCTTGGTTTTGACTGGCATTCTTCGGGGCAAACAACAGTCGTGACTGGGATCCTGAAACAGGCATTGAAACCCGGTATACATGGAACTATGTTGGCGGGAGGGAAGGGAAGGAAAGCAGTAAATGCAAAAGTTGATGTGGTGAACATAAGCGAAATATTCGGTCTACCAGACTACAAGGTGAATGAATTACTCTATGCGAGTAGGATATCCGCCAAAGTTGACAACGCTGTCGTACAGGATGGATTTGCACTTTACCATCACACAATGCTAATTACTGAAGATGATTCTTGGGCAGTCATTCAGCAGGGCATGAACCCTGATAGCAGGATGGCAAGGAGGTATCACTGGATTGCGGATTCTGTTGTGGATTTTGTGAACGAACCACATTCTGGCATAATAAGCGATTCAGTAAACCATCAAG
It encodes:
- a CDS encoding DUF763 domain-containing protein; translation: MVKKGTIQLPLHSGHAPLWLIKRMQKLSYAISKIIIEEHGQREFLRSISDPLWFQAFSCVLGFDWHSSGQTTVVTGILKQALKPGIHGTMLAGGKGRKAVNAKVDVVNISEIFGLPDYKVNELLYASRISAKVDNAVVQDGFALYHHTMLITEDDSWAVIQQGMNPDSRMARRYHWIADSVVDFVNEPHSGIISDSVNHQALDMVSRMSDECRKTCVDIVNGNPSNVIPSVKRLPVKNSLDQWCGIKPVCTEAYTMPRNLDWDIFREVHDVRPRNYEELIAIKGVGPSVIRALALVAELVYGARPSWNDPVKFSFAHGGKDGVPYPVDRNTYDNSVKILMGAIEGAELEREAKLKALRRLELYSHKLFPHQIV